In the Phaseolus vulgaris cultivar G19833 chromosome 7, P. vulgaris v2.0, whole genome shotgun sequence genome, one interval contains:
- the LOC137830352 gene encoding stress enhanced protein 1, chloroplastic isoform X1 — translation MALVQPSASLSLSVRDTCVFTAPKYPPTAHFPHRNLIPTRASFIAGSPLLIRRNHGRKSTCKAVPVSIRCEQNTQQGNSLDVWLGRLAMVGFAVAITVEIATGKGLLENFGLSSPLPTVALAVTALVGVLTAIFIFQSASKN, via the exons ATGGCACTTGTTCAACCCTCtgcttctctttctctctctgttCGTG ATACATGTGTTTTCACAGCACCAAAATACCCTCCCACTGCTCACTTCCCTCATAGGAATTTGATTCCAACTCGAGCATCATTCATCGCTGGCTCCCCACTGT TGATTCGAAGAAATCATGGAAGGAAATCCACATGCAAAGCAGTGCCGGTTTCGATAAGATGTGAGCAAAACACCCAGCAAGGGAACAGTTTGGATGTGTGGCTAGGCCGGCTAGCCATGGTTGGCTTTGCAGTAGCCATCACTGTTGAAATTGCCACTGGGAAGGGACTCCTAGAG AACTTTGGACTATCAAGTCCCCTGCCTACAGTTGCCCTCGCAGTAACAGCACTTGTGGGTGTCTTGACAGCAATTTTTATCTTCCAGTCAGCCTCAAAGAATTGA
- the LOC137830351 gene encoding uncharacterized protein, whose protein sequence is MGKKKSDSKSDHSFEKKLQFYSKVKEAVTSLSAQKSISKKKSKQQRRQNKLKAYNLSSLLESLPEVKASKKKQPSGENDSKLNCKSRQTLVLKERDRFSAVIKELSVQADPLFAIQQYLQKTQPVVEELPQKKVNKNGSKKKKKSKASTGLKSMEF, encoded by the exons ATGGGCAAGAAAAA GTCTGATTCAAAGTCCGACCACAGTTTCGAGAAGAAGCTCCAATTTTATTCCA AGGTGAAAGAAGCTGTTACTTCCTTGAGTGCCCAAAAGTCTATTTCTAAG AAAAAGAGCAAACAACAAAGGCGTCAGAATAAATTGAAGGCATATAACTTATCTTCACTTTTGGAGTCCCTTCCTGAGGTGAAGGcatcaaagaagaaacaaccaagTGGTGAGAATGACTCCAAACTTAATTGTAAATCAAGGCAGACGTTAGT GTTGAAGGAAAGAGATCGATTTTCCGCTGTTATCAAGGAGCTTAGCGTTCAAGCAGATCCCCTGTTCGCCATTCAGCAATACTTACAGAAGACACAACCAGTTGTAGAGGAACTGCCCCAGAAAAAAGTGAACAAAAATGGatccaagaagaagaagaaatcaaaGGCTTCAACTGGACTAAAATCTATGGAATTTTAG
- the LOC137830352 gene encoding stress enhanced protein 1, chloroplastic isoform X2, translated as MALVQPSASLSLSVHTCVFTAPKYPPTAHFPHRNLIPTRASFIAGSPLLIRRNHGRKSTCKAVPVSIRCEQNTQQGNSLDVWLGRLAMVGFAVAITVEIATGKGLLENFGLSSPLPTVALAVTALVGVLTAIFIFQSASKN; from the exons ATGGCACTTGTTCAACCCTCtgcttctctttctctctctgttC ATACATGTGTTTTCACAGCACCAAAATACCCTCCCACTGCTCACTTCCCTCATAGGAATTTGATTCCAACTCGAGCATCATTCATCGCTGGCTCCCCACTGT TGATTCGAAGAAATCATGGAAGGAAATCCACATGCAAAGCAGTGCCGGTTTCGATAAGATGTGAGCAAAACACCCAGCAAGGGAACAGTTTGGATGTGTGGCTAGGCCGGCTAGCCATGGTTGGCTTTGCAGTAGCCATCACTGTTGAAATTGCCACTGGGAAGGGACTCCTAGAG AACTTTGGACTATCAAGTCCCCTGCCTACAGTTGCCCTCGCAGTAACAGCACTTGTGGGTGTCTTGACAGCAATTTTTATCTTCCAGTCAGCCTCAAAGAATTGA